Sequence from the uncultured Fibrobacter sp. genome:
GAGACTAGAGAATAGAGACTAGCGGCAAGTGAAAAGAATCACGCACTTCGTGCGTTAGTAACAGACGGCGAAGCCGTGATATTTCTCCCTAGCCCCTAGATTCTAACCTCTAGATTCTCTAACGGAGATTGCTTCAGGGCTTCGCCCTTCGCAATGACAACTTTTACCTCTCTCGTCTCTCGTCTATATCCCCAACCACTAACCACTTCCTACTGTCTACTTCCTACTGTCTACTTCCTACTTCCTACCACCTCAAACCTCAAAGGACCGCAGGCCCGACCTCATTCCTCTATGCACCTTTCCCTCGGCATCTCCACCTGTCCCAACGACACTTATATATATGAAGCCCTTATCGCCGGGCTAGAAAACTCCCCGTTCGAGTGGGAGGTCCACTATGCGGATGTCCAGACTTTGAACGAAATGGTCAGACAAGGGGTGCTGGACGTGGCTAAGGTGAGCGCGCAAGTTTTTCCCAAAATTGAGTGTGATTACCGTCACATGCAGTGCGGGGGAGCTATCGGGTACGGCTGTGGCCCGCTTCTGCTTTCGTCTGCTGCGGAATCGTTCGATACGGGGGCCCCGACGACGCTTCCCGGTGCAGACACGACGGCGGCTCTCCTGTTCAAGTTCTGGTACGAACGCGAAATAGGGGGGGATCCTTCGGTGCGCTACGCGTTGTTCAATGAGGTGTACCAGTCCTTGCGGGAGGGAAAGTCTGCCCAGGGGGTTGTCATTCACGAACACCGGTTTACCTGGAAACGAGACGGATTGCACCTCTTGGCCGATCTTGGCGCTTACTGGGAAGACAAGACGAATTCGCCTATTCCGCTGGGAATTTCGGTTATTCGGCGCAGTTTTTCGGCGGAAGTTGTTCGCGAGGTGGAGTCGGAAATCCGCAGAAGCATCGCTGTCGCGAGGGCGAGAAAGGATTTAGTGACCCCTTTTATCGAGCGGCTGGCACAAATTGAAGACCGAAAAGTTATCGAAGACCACATCAAAATGTTCGTGAATGACTTTTCTGAGGATGTCGGAGAAAAGGGGGCTATTGCATTAGATCGTCTTTGGCAAGTGGCCATCGGTAAAAAAGGGTGATTTTTACCCCCTTTTTTTGCGCTTTTTGTGTAATAATATATAAACGTAAAATTCATTTTACAAAATAGCGAATTTTTGCAAAAAACTTTAATTATTTTCACATACAGCATCTTTTTTCCGGGAGTTTGCTTATGAGTTTAGTCAATGATCTCGATCAGAAAATCGAAAACTTCAAACGCGAGTTCGAGAAGTTCGAACGCGGCAACAAGTCTGCTGGCACGCGTGCCCGCAAGGTCCTACAGGACATCAAGAAGACCTGTCAGGACATCCGTGTTCTGATTCAGGGAACAAAAAAGGAGGAAGCGAAGGCTGAATCTTCTGAAAATTGACTTATACCCCCTAGAAATGGCAAATGACACTTTTTTTTTACGCTAAAAAAAGGTGTTTTCATTAAAAAGTGTTTGACTATTGCCGTTTGTAAAGGTATATTCCATTCGGGTTTTGTTTACCCTGATGGGCAAAACAAGAGAATATGAAATTTTTTATGTGTACTATGATTGGAGAAACGTAGCAGTATGACCCTAAAGAAACTGGTCCTAATTACGGCCGGGGCTTTGCTTCTTTCCGGAACCGCCATGGCAAGGAATATCAACGTGCCTGGTGATTACTCAAAGATTGCAGATGCCCTTGGAAATGCGGATGCCGGGGATACCATCCTTGTCAAACGTGGAACTTACAACGAAAACATCACCTTGATCATGGGTGTTGTGCTCAAGGGCGAGGATCCGCTCACTACCATCATCGATGGTGGCCGCCGCGGTCCGACCGTCATGGGTACTTCGGGTGCTGAAATGTCTCACTTCACGGTGAAGAACGGTATCGAAGGTATCCTTTGCGAGAACGCAGCTCCCTACATCCACCACTGCTATGTGCTGGATAACAAGGCAACGGGTATTGGCGCGTTCATTTCGCTCCCTTGGCTCCGTAACAACGTGGTGTACGGCAACCGCTGGTCCGGCATCCTCGCATGGGGTGCTAAGTCGCTGGATGCGTTCATTGAACACAACGTTGTCCTGCGCAACGGCTACTCTGGCCTTGCACTGAAGGGACCGACGAACGTGGTCGCCCGCAACAACATCTTCATGGAGAACCACTACTACGGTGTGTTCGCCGACCCGGCCGCCGGCCAGACGAAGGTGGAGTACAACAACATTTACAAGAACTACTATCCGTTCAACCAGTTCATCAAGGTGAACCGCACGAACGTTTCGCTCGACCCGAAGTTCATCAACCACTCGCTGTCGAAGCCGAACTTCTACTGCCAGTCCACCTCGCCGATGCTCAAGCGCGGCAAGGGCAAGGCCGACATCGGCCTTACCGCTGCTGAAGTGGCCAAGGACGAAGAACAAGTCGAAGAGACTCGTAATCCGGATACGGATGCCGACGGCCTCTGCGATCCGTGGGTTTCCGAAGAAGGCGTCTCTGACAAGTACGCTTCCGTTTGCACCGGCCTGGATAACTGCCCG
This genomic interval carries:
- a CDS encoding 1,4-dihydroxy-6-naphthoate synthase, producing the protein MHLSLGISTCPNDTYIYEALIAGLENSPFEWEVHYADVQTLNEMVRQGVLDVAKVSAQVFPKIECDYRHMQCGGAIGYGCGPLLLSSAAESFDTGAPTTLPGADTTAALLFKFWYEREIGGDPSVRYALFNEVYQSLREGKSAQGVVIHEHRFTWKRDGLHLLADLGAYWEDKTNSPIPLGISVIRRSFSAEVVREVESEIRRSIAVARARKDLVTPFIERLAQIEDRKVIEDHIKMFVNDFSEDVGEKGAIALDRLWQVAIGKKG
- a CDS encoding OmpA family protein — encoded protein: MTLKKLVLITAGALLLSGTAMARNINVPGDYSKIADALGNADAGDTILVKRGTYNENITLIMGVVLKGEDPLTTIIDGGRRGPTVMGTSGAEMSHFTVKNGIEGILCENAAPYIHHCYVLDNKATGIGAFISLPWLRNNVVYGNRWSGILAWGAKSLDAFIEHNVVLRNGYSGLALKGPTNVVARNNIFMENHYYGVFADPAAGQTKVEYNNIYKNYYPFNQFIKVNRTNVSLDPKFINHSLSKPNFYCQSTSPMLKRGKGKADIGLTAAEVAKDEEQVEETRNPDTDADGLCDPWVSEEGVSDKYASVCTGLDNCPEEAEDFDGYQDDDGCPDPDNDRDGLCDPWVEAKGMLSNFAHVCKGVDLCPEQAETQNGYKDEDGCPDEVPQPPKKVFVLEGVNFESGKATITQDSYVSLMKVVDIMETFAETTFEIVGHTDNVGIKEKNMQLSADRAAAVKNFLVEKGIDESRMTTSGKGDSQPVASNKTPEGRAQNRRIEFIRTDIK